A genomic window from Lentibacter algarum includes:
- a CDS encoding multidrug effflux MFS transporter codes for MISETGLRQPKLITLILLTAISVLSLNMFLPALAQMASSFEVSYAVISVAVGGYMVVSSALQLIIGPLSDMYGRRPVILAGMAIFTVASVGCYFASNVWLFLALRMLQGAVISGMVLSRAVVRDIAPPQEAARLLGMIGTAMALAPLMGPVLGGFLGETFGWRANFIAYAIMGALMFALSWHDLAETNLTPSDSFTAQFRSYPELFKSKVFWAYCLCLIGSVGGFYAFLGGAALVGEGLFGLTPSQLGIGIGSISAGFMLGNFLTGRLSGRIPMLRLMLWGRLSATFGPLVIICIMALGAMNFWVMFAGAIFVGLGNGLTLPAANAGVMSVNPRLAGSASGLSGAITILGGAGATALTGALAGGPLGAYVLLGLMAASSGLGLLAVLWIAQLERV; via the coding sequence ATGATTTCCGAAACGGGCCTGCGCCAACCCAAGCTAATTACTCTTATTCTCCTCACGGCGATTTCGGTCTTGTCGCTCAATATGTTTTTGCCGGCGCTCGCTCAGATGGCGAGCAGTTTTGAGGTGAGCTACGCTGTCATCTCCGTGGCCGTTGGAGGATATATGGTCGTATCTTCAGCGCTTCAGCTGATCATTGGTCCTTTGTCAGATATGTATGGCCGTAGGCCTGTTATCCTTGCGGGAATGGCGATTTTTACTGTGGCGTCTGTGGGGTGTTATTTTGCAAGCAATGTCTGGCTGTTTCTCGCGCTTCGAATGCTACAAGGTGCTGTCATTTCGGGCATGGTCCTAAGCCGCGCAGTTGTGCGCGATATAGCGCCGCCGCAAGAAGCCGCTCGGCTCTTGGGTATGATCGGAACCGCAATGGCGCTTGCGCCGTTGATGGGGCCTGTGTTGGGCGGCTTTCTCGGAGAAACATTTGGCTGGCGGGCAAATTTCATCGCCTATGCGATCATGGGTGCGCTCATGTTTGCTCTTTCATGGCACGATCTCGCCGAGACGAATCTCACTCCGTCCGACAGTTTCACTGCTCAGTTCCGTTCCTATCCAGAGCTTTTCAAAAGCAAGGTTTTCTGGGCCTATTGCTTGTGTCTGATTGGCTCAGTCGGTGGCTTCTACGCTTTTCTTGGTGGGGCGGCTCTTGTTGGGGAGGGCCTCTTTGGTCTGACGCCGTCACAGCTTGGCATTGGCATTGGCTCAATATCTGCAGGCTTCATGCTCGGAAATTTCCTGACGGGGCGGTTGTCGGGCCGTATTCCCATGCTTCGACTCATGCTGTGGGGACGGCTTTCGGCGACGTTTGGCCCGCTGGTTATCATTTGTATTATGGCCCTTGGTGCGATGAATTTCTGGGTGATGTTTGCTGGAGCAATTTTTGTTGGTCTTGGCAACGGGCTGACTTTACCGGCTGCCAACGCAGGGGTGATGTCGGTCAATCCTCGGTTGGCTGGCAGTGCCTCGGGCCTGTCAGGTGCCATTACTATTCTTGGAGGGGCAGGGGCAACGGCGCTGACCGGCGCGCTCGCGGGAGGTCCGCTTGGGGCCTATGTATTGCTTGGGCTTATGGCGGCGAGCTCTGGGCTTGGGCTTCTGGCTGTGCTTTGGATTGCTCAGCTTGAGCGCGTTTAA
- the ndk gene encoding nucleoside-diphosphate kinase encodes MAIQRTFSIIKPDATKRNLTGQIAAKFEAAGLRIVASKRIQLTLAQAQQFYGVHSERPFFGELCEFMISEPIVVQVLEGEDAIAKNREVMGATNPADAAEGTIRKEFALSIGENSVHGSDAPETAAEEIAFFFSGLELVG; translated from the coding sequence ATGGCCATTCAACGCACATTCTCAATCATCAAGCCAGACGCAACCAAGCGCAACCTCACAGGTCAGATTGCAGCAAAGTTCGAGGCCGCTGGCCTGCGCATCGTTGCTTCAAAGCGTATCCAATTGACGCTTGCACAAGCGCAGCAGTTTTACGGTGTTCACTCAGAGCGTCCGTTCTTTGGGGAGCTTTGCGAATTTATGATTTCTGAGCCAATCGTTGTTCAGGTTCTCGAAGGTGAAGACGCTATTGCGAAGAACCGTGAAGTTATGGGCGCAACAAACCCTGCGGACGCGGCCGAGGGCACGATCCGTAAAGAGTTTGCTCTTTCAATCGGTGAGAACTCAGTTCACGGCTCAGACGCGCCAGAAACAGCAGCAGAAGAAATCGCGTTCTTCTTCTCGGGTCTTGAACTCGTAGGCTAA
- a CDS encoding ABC-F family ATP-binding cassette domain-containing protein yields the protein MLKLENISYSVAGRNLIEDASVSIPTGHKVGLVGRNGTGKTTLFRVIRGELPLDTGSFSLPSRARIGGVAQEVPGNEVSLLNTVLAADVERATLLADTSTDPARIAEVQTRLADIDAWSAEARASTILRGLGFTADEMHEPCSAFSGGWRMRVALAAVLFSEPDLLLLDEPTNYLDLEGALWLESYLAKYPHTVLIVSHDRGLLNRAVGAILHLEDKKLTLYQGNYDTFAETRAARIAVAASENRKIEARKAHLQSFVDRFRAKASKAVQAQSRIKAIAKLKPITTPQEAALKRFTFPSPEELSPPIIRVEGGAVGYDGKAILSNLDLRIDQDDRIALLGRNGEGKSTLSKLLSGRLELMKGQMVTSSKLRVGFFAQHQVDELFIDETPIDHIRRLRPTETPARLRARLGGFGIGAEQAETLVGKLSGGQKARLSLMLATIDAPHLLILDEPTNHLDIESREALVEALTAYTGAVILVSHDMHLLSLVADRLWLVKDGAVKPYEGDLESYRALLLGAPEKKSDKKTETQKAPKPKRAPRLSVLELRAEVRKCEERVEKLERMRARMDEMLADPTLYSERKHAVPELQRKDGELKVALKRAEALWEGAIAKLEAAEA from the coding sequence ATGCTCAAGCTAGAAAACATATCTTATTCAGTCGCAGGCCGAAACCTCATCGAGGATGCTTCGGTCTCTATCCCAACAGGTCACAAAGTTGGCCTTGTGGGGCGCAACGGCACAGGCAAGACAACGCTCTTTCGCGTAATCCGAGGCGAGTTGCCGCTGGATACTGGTTCTTTTAGTCTGCCCTCACGCGCCCGCATTGGCGGCGTGGCCCAAGAAGTGCCGGGCAATGAAGTGTCTTTGCTGAACACAGTCCTTGCAGCGGACGTTGAGCGCGCAACACTGCTGGCCGATACAAGCACCGACCCCGCGCGGATCGCCGAGGTGCAGACGCGCCTTGCTGACATCGATGCATGGAGCGCCGAAGCCCGCGCCTCAACGATTCTGCGAGGCCTTGGCTTTACGGCCGATGAAATGCACGAGCCTTGCTCAGCTTTCTCTGGTGGCTGGCGGATGCGCGTAGCGCTGGCTGCGGTGTTGTTTTCCGAGCCTGACCTGCTGTTACTGGATGAACCGACCAACTACCTTGACCTTGAGGGCGCGCTTTGGCTTGAGAGCTACTTGGCGAAATATCCTCATACCGTTCTAATTGTCAGCCACGATCGCGGCCTGCTCAATCGAGCCGTTGGCGCAATTCTGCACTTGGAAGACAAGAAGCTCACGCTCTATCAAGGCAACTACGACACATTTGCAGAGACGCGCGCAGCAAGGATCGCTGTGGCCGCCTCCGAAAACCGCAAGATCGAAGCTCGCAAAGCCCACCTCCAAAGCTTTGTTGACCGCTTCCGCGCGAAAGCCTCTAAAGCCGTTCAGGCGCAATCGCGTATCAAGGCCATTGCCAAGCTCAAACCGATTACAACACCTCAGGAAGCCGCGCTTAAGCGCTTCACCTTCCCCTCGCCTGAAGAGCTCTCTCCGCCAATCATCCGGGTAGAAGGCGGCGCCGTGGGCTATGATGGTAAGGCAATCCTCTCAAATCTCGACCTAAGGATTGACCAGGACGACCGCATCGCACTGCTGGGGCGCAACGGCGAAGGCAAATCAACGCTCTCAAAGCTCTTGTCTGGCCGACTTGAGCTCATGAAGGGGCAAATGGTCACCTCATCAAAGCTGCGCGTTGGCTTCTTCGCCCAGCATCAGGTCGATGAGCTCTTCATTGACGAAACTCCAATTGATCACATCCGCCGCCTGCGCCCAACCGAAACGCCTGCGCGCCTGCGCGCTCGCCTCGGCGGCTTCGGTATTGGTGCCGAGCAGGCCGAAACGCTTGTGGGCAAACTCTCAGGCGGACAAAAAGCACGGCTCTCCTTGATGCTGGCGACAATTGACGCGCCACATCTTCTCATCCTCGATGAACCGACAAACCACCTTGATATCGAAAGCCGCGAAGCCTTGGTTGAGGCACTCACGGCCTATACTGGCGCGGTTATTCTTGTCAGCCACGACATGCACCTGCTCAGCCTCGTGGCTGATCGCCTCTGGCTCGTAAAAGACGGTGCAGTGAAGCCCTATGAGGGCGATCTAGAGAGCTATCGTGCGCTTTTGCTGGGGGCTCCTGAGAAAAAATCAGACAAAAAGACAGAAACGCAAAAAGCTCCAAAGCCAAAGCGTGCGCCACGGTTGTCCGTGCTCGAGCTGCGCGCTGAAGTGCGCAAATGCGAAGAACGCGTTGAAAAGCTCGA